One segment of Anguilla anguilla isolate fAngAng1 chromosome 1, fAngAng1.pri, whole genome shotgun sequence DNA contains the following:
- the eva1ba gene encoding eva-1 homolog Ba, translating into MDVKRKDMALLSNSIAAYAHIKANPESFGLYFVIGVCFGLVLTLCLLVIRISCKPRTATAAAAASAPPEKKRLKSFGDEEEEDFSEEDEEEEEDEAEAPVSPVTEVPVGNHSQSDGALSVNVFTSAEELERAQRLEERERIIREIWRNGQPDILGSGTGTIGRVHYY; encoded by the exons aTGGACGTTAAGCGGAAAGACATGGCCCTCCTGAGCAACAGCATCGCTGCCTACGCTCACATCAAAG CGAACCCCGAGAGCTTCGGGCTGTACTTTGTGATCGGGGTGTGCTTCGGCCTGGTGCTGACGCTCTGCCTGCTGGTGATCCGCATCTCCTGCAAGCCCcgcaccgccaccgccgccgccgccgcctcagCCCCGCCCGAGAAGAAGCGGCTCAAGAGCTTCGgcgacgaggaggaggaggacttcagcgaggaggacgaggaggaggaagaggacgaggcGGAGGCGCCCGTCAGCCCCGTCACCGAGGTTCCCGTGGGCAACCACAGCCAGTCGGACGGCGCGCTGAGCGTCAACGTCTTCACGTCCGCCGAGGAGCTGGAGCGGGCCCAGAGGCTGGAGGAGCGGGAGAGGATCATCCGGGAGATCTGGAGGAACGGCCAGCCCGACATCCTGGGCTCGGGCACGGGCACCATCGGGCGGGTCCACTACTACTaa